The proteins below are encoded in one region of Candidatus Flexicrinis proximus:
- a CDS encoding S8 family serine peptidase, with amino-acid sequence MFRRPLKPAIFTLVFASFLAAVVLKPAAQTLPVPAAAAAAVDMWVVTLAPGTDPYAVAGRMGLVVAGMLSGTPDTYAFRGAGPLKVVSAESKQAFDAGLARSPEVVRVVQQVLLDRVPRVITDPLFPNQWHLNNTGQGGGTAGEDANVTAAWALGPTGTGVVVSSVDDGLWHTNPDLAGNYMRTTSWDFVENNQDPSGGGHGTNVGGVMAANDDGTACGVGAAYNAQLSGVRLLNAGTDANEAMALSHTFSQFVENGSDDFTVDFSGIDIYNNSWGPSDNGFVLEAPGPLTEAALAAGAANGRGGLGAIYVWAAGNGKGSSDDVNADGYANSRYTIAVSATTNQGESSWYSEQGSSILVNAPSNGGTLGITTTSGSSSCTSSFGGTSSASPLAAGVIALMLEANPTLTWRDVQHILVLSADKNDPTDTGWVNNGAGHPFNHFYGFGRINAAAAVTLADTWTTVGPEVTADSGTINVSTAVPDGPGGGFITSTFDVTESIQIESIDVVFNASHAIRGQLYIDLVSPSGAISILMHGRPDTGDNYTNWRLNTVAHWDEISSGTWTLRVRDTTAGTTGAFNSWQLKIYGTDSATTSINNEPDSVSVLYDEPTTLTVGANGGAPISYQWYTGLSGDTSSPITGAESAEYTIPSVTTNSQVWVRVTGANNSDDSQTVSVTMVESADMLLDEQFNMVMPSVWVFPTSEGKIVCDKQYISATCAARLNNTILNENGRALQDVDLDNYPWSLRTGDTLRLTGQVKAAGGIVGKIRVKVTYASLPTSEKVQAALITDGAWQAYDLPLVLTRTDIERIRVIVLEDSTAASATRWTSGLKVWIDDLQLSQERTSARGEGAVLPPPPVPGGFRGGN; translated from the coding sequence TTCGCATCATTCCTCGCCGCTGTGGTGCTGAAACCAGCAGCCCAGACTCTTCCGGTTCCGGCTGCCGCCGCCGCCGCAGTTGACATGTGGGTGGTGACGCTGGCGCCCGGAACTGATCCGTATGCGGTGGCAGGACGGATGGGGTTGGTCGTCGCGGGGATGCTGTCGGGAACCCCGGACACTTATGCGTTCCGGGGGGCTGGCCCGTTGAAGGTCGTCAGTGCGGAGTCGAAACAAGCTTTCGATGCGGGACTGGCCCGGTCACCGGAAGTCGTGCGGGTTGTCCAGCAAGTGCTGCTGGATCGCGTGCCAAGAGTCATCACCGATCCGCTTTTTCCGAACCAGTGGCATCTGAACAACACCGGGCAAGGCGGCGGCACAGCGGGCGAGGACGCAAACGTCACGGCGGCCTGGGCGCTGGGTCCGACCGGCACCGGCGTGGTCGTATCGAGCGTTGACGACGGCCTGTGGCACACGAACCCCGACCTGGCCGGCAATTACATGCGGACGACGAGTTGGGATTTTGTCGAGAACAATCAGGATCCTTCCGGCGGCGGCCATGGGACAAACGTTGGCGGCGTCATGGCCGCGAATGACGACGGAACGGCCTGCGGTGTTGGCGCGGCCTATAATGCACAGTTGAGCGGCGTCCGGCTGCTGAACGCCGGCACGGATGCCAACGAGGCGATGGCACTTTCGCACACGTTTTCGCAGTTCGTAGAGAACGGCAGCGATGACTTTACCGTCGACTTCAGCGGAATCGATATATACAACAACAGTTGGGGACCCTCAGACAACGGCTTCGTCCTTGAGGCGCCCGGTCCGCTGACGGAGGCGGCGCTAGCCGCCGGCGCGGCCAACGGTCGCGGAGGGTTAGGTGCGATCTATGTGTGGGCGGCTGGCAACGGCAAGGGCTCAAGTGATGACGTGAACGCGGATGGGTATGCGAATTCACGCTACACGATCGCGGTTTCGGCCACCACGAACCAGGGTGAGAGCAGCTGGTACAGTGAACAAGGTTCGTCGATCCTGGTCAACGCCCCCAGCAATGGCGGCACACTCGGCATCACGACAACCAGTGGATCGTCTTCCTGTACGTCGAGCTTTGGCGGCACATCGTCGGCGTCGCCACTTGCGGCCGGCGTGATCGCACTGATGCTAGAGGCGAACCCGACCCTCACCTGGCGGGATGTGCAGCATATCCTGGTGTTGTCCGCCGACAAGAACGACCCAACCGACACGGGATGGGTTAATAACGGCGCCGGGCACCCGTTTAACCACTTTTACGGCTTCGGGCGGATCAATGCCGCTGCGGCGGTCACGCTGGCAGATACCTGGACAACAGTCGGTCCTGAAGTAACGGCGGACAGCGGCACGATCAACGTCAGCACGGCTGTTCCGGACGGCCCCGGGGGCGGTTTTATTACAAGCACGTTCGACGTGACGGAATCGATCCAGATCGAGTCGATCGACGTCGTTTTCAACGCATCCCACGCGATCCGTGGTCAGCTTTATATCGATCTGGTTTCGCCTTCAGGGGCGATCAGTATCCTGATGCATGGACGGCCCGACACCGGGGATAATTACACTAACTGGCGGCTGAATACGGTCGCCCATTGGGACGAGATCTCCAGCGGAACGTGGACATTGCGGGTCAGGGACACGACGGCAGGCACGACAGGCGCCTTCAATTCGTGGCAGCTGAAGATCTACGGGACAGATTCCGCGACGACGAGCATCAACAATGAGCCCGACAGCGTGAGCGTACTGTATGACGAACCGACCACGCTTACGGTGGGCGCGAACGGCGGAGCTCCGATTAGCTATCAGTGGTATACGGGTCTCAGCGGCGACACGTCTAGCCCGATCACAGGCGCGGAGAGCGCTGAATACACCATTCCATCAGTGACCACGAATTCGCAGGTGTGGGTGCGCGTCACCGGCGCCAACAATTCAGACGACAGCCAGACGGTGAGCGTGACGATGGTGGAGTCGGCTGACATGCTGCTGGATGAGCAATTCAACATGGTAATGCCGAGCGTCTGGGTGTTCCCAACTTCTGAAGGCAAGATTGTATGCGACAAACAGTACATCAGCGCGACCTGCGCGGCGCGACTAAACAACACTATTCTGAACGAGAATGGCCGTGCACTTCAGGACGTAGATCTCGATAATTACCCGTGGTCGCTGCGTACCGGCGATACATTGAGGCTGACGGGGCAGGTCAAGGCGGCCGGCGGTATCGTCGGCAAGATCCGCGTCAAAGTCACTTATGCTAGCCTCCCGACGAGCGAGAAGGTGCAGGCCGCACTGATCACCGACGGCGCATGGCAGGCGTATGACCTGCCGCTGGTGCTGACGCGCACGGACATCGAGCGTATACGGGTAATCGTCCTCGAAGACTCGACTGCTGCGAGTGCTACACGGTGGACGAGCGGGCTGAAGGTATGGATCGACGACCTGCAGCTTTCACAGGAACGTACTTCAGCCAGGGGTGAGGGCGCTGTGCTCCCGCCGCCACCTGTTCCGGGCGGGTTCCGCGGCGGAAACTAG
- a CDS encoding flippase-like domain-containing protein: MNRRQQVLLVLSIAISALFLLLAFRGLSPAQAWESIRTAQFGWLIVGFFVYYGALLVISRRWKFLIDVFTPVPVIHLFQLNAIGYMGNNIYPFRAGEVLRCVLLRRSHHVPLAKSGMTVFIERAFDGIVMVTFLLVGLSVLDLNSEVLRGMAAFTLPWFVGSLTIFLLLAQRPQTFKRIIHAVTGRLPTVIGKRLAALSDDMIGGFEGMRRIQDLIGTLATSYLAWMIEALVYACVAMAFGLPFNYLLMLVVVAAVNLGQIIPTSPGGLGVFEFFAKTVLMAAGVAEAQALGYAILVHIIIWLPPTLLGFFMLWRQGLKLSAVAHARELETVESTNGV, from the coding sequence ATGAACCGTCGTCAGCAAGTCCTCCTCGTGCTGAGCATTGCGATCAGCGCTCTCTTCCTGCTATTGGCCTTTCGCGGCCTGAGTCCTGCTCAGGCGTGGGAGTCGATCCGAACTGCGCAGTTTGGCTGGCTGATCGTAGGCTTCTTCGTGTATTACGGTGCGCTGCTTGTCATCTCGCGCCGCTGGAAATTCCTGATCGATGTCTTCACGCCCGTGCCGGTCATCCATCTCTTCCAACTCAATGCGATTGGCTACATGGGCAACAACATCTATCCGTTCAGGGCAGGGGAGGTGCTGCGCTGCGTCCTGCTGCGTCGCTCTCATCACGTGCCGCTGGCCAAGAGCGGCATGACCGTATTTATCGAGCGCGCCTTTGACGGCATCGTGATGGTGACGTTTCTACTGGTAGGCCTCTCGGTTCTCGACCTAAACAGCGAAGTCTTGCGCGGAATGGCGGCCTTTACGCTGCCCTGGTTTGTTGGCTCGCTGACCATTTTTCTGCTGCTCGCCCAACGCCCGCAGACCTTCAAGCGCATCATCCATGCAGTCACCGGCCGGCTGCCAACCGTAATTGGCAAGCGTCTCGCCGCCCTCTCCGACGACATGATCGGCGGATTTGAAGGGATGCGCCGCATACAGGATCTCATCGGCACGCTGGCGACCTCCTATCTGGCCTGGATGATCGAAGCGCTTGTATACGCGTGCGTGGCGATGGCCTTCGGATTGCCCTTCAATTATCTGCTCATGCTGGTAGTGGTCGCCGCCGTCAATCTCGGCCAGATCATCCCGACATCACCCGGCGGCCTGGGCGTATTCGAATTCTTCGCCAAGACCGTCCTGATGGCTGCCGGCGTCGCTGAAGCCCAGGCGCTCGGCTATGCCATCCTGGTACATATCATCATCTGGCTGCCCCCGACGCTCCTGGGGTTCTTCATGCTCTGGCGGCAGGGGCTCAAACTTTCCGCGGTTGCGCACGCCCGCGAATTGGAAACCGTCGAAAGCACCAACGGCGTATAA
- a CDS encoding RluA family pseudouridine synthase, translating into MIEFTVEHKGERLDKLLVTQVPELTRSQLQALIKDGNVTVDGVGGKPALKLRGGESIRIVIAPPPPAELTPESMSLEVLYEDAQLAVLNKPAGLVVHPGAGIDSGTLANGLLARYPELAGMKGQRRQGIVHRLDKYTSGVLVIARTETALNGLMQQFQSRTVEKRYIALLEAAPSPALGRIDQPIARDPSERIKMAVIRTGRPSVTEYQTLEVYPNGMALVSIRLLTGRTHQIRVHFAHLGCPVVGDTTYGLRKQRVKLGRTFLHAAVLAFDHPGSGARMRFEAPLPTELTNVLSALRNV; encoded by the coding sequence ATCATTGAATTTACTGTGGAGCACAAAGGCGAACGGCTCGACAAGCTTCTCGTCACGCAGGTGCCGGAGCTCACTCGCTCGCAGCTTCAAGCCTTGATCAAAGACGGCAACGTCACCGTGGATGGAGTCGGCGGCAAACCCGCGCTCAAACTGCGCGGCGGCGAGTCAATTCGCATAGTCATTGCACCGCCCCCGCCAGCGGAACTTACCCCTGAATCGATGTCGCTTGAGGTGCTGTATGAAGACGCACAGCTGGCCGTGCTCAACAAGCCGGCTGGATTGGTCGTCCATCCTGGCGCGGGAATCGACAGTGGCACACTGGCCAACGGACTTCTTGCGCGGTATCCCGAACTGGCCGGCATGAAAGGCCAGCGCCGGCAGGGTATTGTCCACCGTCTCGACAAGTACACCAGCGGCGTATTGGTGATCGCCCGTACCGAAACCGCGTTGAATGGACTTATGCAGCAGTTCCAGAGCCGTACCGTCGAGAAACGCTACATCGCGCTCCTCGAAGCTGCTCCCAGCCCTGCCTTAGGCAGGATCGATCAGCCTATTGCCCGCGATCCCTCTGAGCGAATCAAGATGGCGGTCATACGTACTGGCCGGCCTTCTGTCACGGAATATCAGACGCTTGAGGTCTATCCAAACGGCATGGCACTCGTCTCTATCCGGCTTTTGACTGGACGAACGCACCAGATCCGCGTCCATTTTGCGCATCTGGGCTGCCCGGTTGTCGGCGATACGACCTATGGATTGCGCAAGCAGCGGGTAAAATTGGGCCGCACCTTCCTGCATGCCGCCGTACTTGCATTTGATCATCCCGGATCAGGTGCCCGGATGCGCTTTGAAGCGCCGCTGCCTACCGAACTCACAAACGTGCTTAGTGCGCTGCGAAATGTCTGA